One genomic segment of Corynebacterium durum includes these proteins:
- a CDS encoding DUF5979 domain-containing protein: MVLPSSSIALPRASAPRVAAAISAILTLLLSLVTAIPSAHATANTDIIMDEMSLISSDANGVEQTQKIYVSGVAKLKFKFHTVKPEAVVHPGDHFVIGFPEQFEGRDSAGHRFDLKRDGTKVGECEVQNKSLTCTFGDELNAMDKNELSNLTGSGEFLLSATAEYQQETINFTVNGKETEAKIPGGIITRSPQYSAFDLNKYATPIGPKNAAIPWYISFNTENLAKKVGSESKGKSGKSTIFDGRTEQTLTFTDRPGPGITHVKDPKDFRLFFKRSKDAPDSEQKLIVDGAQRTANGFTMEVLPSDTDTIIRITGPWQANASYVITAPTTVEGGNAKQGVMYTNDVDLDINGTLQTAHAEIHYTETGRVDVNLEPGFSSVSVEKRLEGDATSLVPTDAKFNVTVDYKLPEGRTFSDYPGWKPVGTPNADKTGGTVTLEAALGKTEALMSPLPKGSVVTLSENLDKAPASDKIAWDKPKFAVGNNTGEKISFTTEGGKVTAATLTNHANKKAQAKFNLVKKINPAGLSQRQVDALNNSDFALTYRCVAPQGSNGKEITKTVTAKPNTPVETEVIPEGYTCTFSEDMAKAARDGFAEPKLTISQNDVKVGADTKPEVEFINSYTKQAVALKVTKDVRIDGALNDTDKKNLAEFQKQQYNVSYRCVDPADDKAPAVASAVKVAGNGQSVDTLPIPVGYTCTFNEDLRSAARDGYGEPKPTIPGPITVEAGKKAEAKFVNTYPRLTGDITLTKTVTGIDAAKAPASFTFAYKCSDGTTGTKDIKPGAPVPLGIAVPYGTTCDITETNGAVAGYDLKLAQAHNVPVNAPKVNVEVKNAYNKQPFSQFAITKNVEGAEAAKNKTYEFDVTCGDEKFTMKVPAGQTVTYKKEFKPDTKCTATEKTESAEIPGYSHTVYPQKTQEITLGVNTICAVEFTNKYTEQGSFTLTKQVGGTAAPLNGGKKFNFTASWINPMTKQTETKDFTLGDGDKEEFKGLPIGTVVTIQEKKPDNTIVSEWNTPGFATDNAAALVDNGNGTATITVQAGSFAAPTPVKITNTANIPWWWLLVPLVPLAIGGAANAAGSSDGNYTAQAGQLPPNSPNSPAANGNEKGIPKASEQAQPQAKKEGGVLANTGASVIGLSLIAMLVLTLGVGLMIAAKRRKN; this comes from the coding sequence ATGGTATTACCCTCCTCGTCGATAGCGCTTCCGCGCGCGTCGGCACCGCGGGTAGCCGCAGCCATTTCTGCAATCCTTACGCTGTTATTGTCACTGGTAACAGCCATTCCTTCGGCACATGCCACCGCCAACACGGACATCATCATGGACGAGATGTCCCTCATTTCCTCCGACGCCAATGGCGTTGAACAGACCCAGAAGATTTACGTCAGCGGTGTCGCAAAGCTGAAATTTAAGTTCCACACAGTTAAACCTGAAGCCGTCGTGCATCCTGGGGACCACTTTGTTATCGGCTTCCCCGAACAATTCGAGGGCCGCGATAGTGCCGGGCACCGCTTTGACCTGAAACGCGACGGCACCAAAGTCGGCGAGTGCGAAGTCCAAAACAAATCTCTTACCTGTACCTTTGGCGACGAGCTCAATGCCATGGACAAGAACGAACTGAGCAACCTCACCGGTAGCGGCGAGTTCCTGCTCAGCGCAACCGCCGAATACCAGCAGGAAACCATCAACTTTACGGTCAACGGTAAAGAGACCGAGGCGAAGATTCCTGGCGGCATCATCACCCGCTCCCCGCAATACAGCGCATTTGACCTGAACAAGTACGCAACTCCCATCGGCCCCAAGAACGCTGCCATTCCCTGGTACATCTCATTCAACACGGAAAACCTGGCTAAAAAGGTTGGATCTGAGTCCAAAGGCAAGAGCGGCAAGAGCACTATTTTTGACGGCCGCACCGAGCAAACCTTGACCTTCACTGACCGTCCCGGTCCTGGCATCACCCACGTCAAGGACCCCAAGGACTTCAGGCTGTTTTTCAAGCGCAGCAAAGACGCCCCTGATTCCGAGCAGAAGCTCATTGTTGATGGTGCACAGCGCACTGCAAACGGCTTCACCATGGAAGTCCTGCCCTCTGACACCGACACCATCATCAGAATCACCGGCCCATGGCAGGCGAATGCCTCCTACGTAATCACCGCCCCCACCACTGTTGAAGGCGGCAACGCCAAGCAGGGCGTGATGTACACCAACGATGTTGATCTAGACATCAACGGAACGCTGCAGACCGCCCACGCCGAGATTCACTACACGGAAACCGGCCGCGTGGACGTAAACCTGGAGCCTGGGTTCAGCTCCGTGTCTGTGGAAAAGCGCCTTGAAGGCGATGCCACGAGCCTGGTTCCCACCGACGCAAAGTTCAACGTCACCGTTGACTACAAACTCCCTGAGGGCCGCACGTTCAGCGATTACCCAGGTTGGAAGCCTGTGGGCACCCCGAACGCCGATAAAACCGGCGGCACTGTGACCCTCGAAGCAGCTCTGGGCAAGACCGAAGCCCTCATGTCTCCCCTGCCGAAGGGCTCCGTGGTCACCCTTTCTGAAAACCTGGACAAGGCTCCGGCTTCCGACAAGATCGCTTGGGACAAGCCGAAATTTGCAGTTGGTAACAACACCGGCGAAAAGATCAGCTTCACCACTGAAGGCGGTAAAGTCACCGCCGCAACATTGACCAACCACGCCAACAAGAAGGCTCAGGCCAAGTTCAACCTAGTCAAAAAGATCAACCCAGCCGGGCTTTCCCAACGCCAGGTGGATGCGCTGAACAATTCCGACTTCGCGCTCACCTACCGCTGTGTTGCGCCGCAAGGCTCAAACGGCAAGGAGATCACCAAGACTGTTACGGCCAAGCCGAACACTCCAGTGGAAACTGAAGTCATTCCTGAGGGTTACACCTGTACTTTCAGCGAAGACATGGCTAAAGCTGCGCGTGACGGTTTCGCCGAGCCGAAACTCACCATCAGCCAGAATGATGTCAAGGTTGGTGCGGACACCAAGCCCGAGGTTGAATTCATCAACAGCTACACCAAGCAGGCTGTTGCGCTGAAGGTCACCAAAGACGTGCGTATCGACGGCGCGCTCAACGACACCGACAAGAAAAACCTCGCCGAGTTCCAAAAACAGCAGTACAACGTCAGCTACCGCTGCGTCGATCCAGCAGACGACAAAGCTCCGGCCGTGGCGAGTGCCGTGAAAGTAGCCGGCAACGGTCAGAGCGTCGATACCCTGCCCATTCCGGTTGGTTACACCTGTACCTTCAACGAGGACCTGCGCAGCGCCGCACGTGACGGCTACGGTGAACCCAAGCCCACCATCCCCGGCCCGATCACCGTCGAGGCAGGTAAAAAGGCTGAAGCAAAGTTCGTAAACACCTACCCGCGCCTCACTGGTGACATCACGCTCACCAAGACCGTCACGGGTATCGACGCCGCGAAAGCCCCCGCTTCCTTCACCTTCGCCTACAAGTGCAGCGACGGCACCACCGGCACCAAAGACATCAAACCAGGCGCACCTGTTCCTCTGGGCATCGCTGTGCCCTACGGCACCACCTGCGACATCACTGAAACCAACGGCGCTGTTGCTGGGTATGACCTGAAACTGGCTCAGGCCCATAATGTTCCGGTGAACGCGCCGAAGGTGAACGTTGAGGTGAAGAACGCTTACAACAAGCAGCCTTTCAGCCAATTTGCCATCACCAAGAACGTTGAAGGCGCAGAAGCTGCCAAGAACAAGACCTACGAATTTGATGTCACCTGCGGCGACGAAAAATTCACCATGAAGGTTCCTGCTGGCCAAACCGTCACCTACAAAAAGGAATTCAAACCCGACACCAAGTGCACGGCAACGGAGAAAACCGAATCCGCAGAAATTCCGGGATACAGCCACACCGTTTACCCGCAGAAAACACAGGAGATCACCCTTGGTGTGAACACCATCTGCGCCGTTGAATTCACAAACAAATACACCGAGCAAGGCAGCTTCACCCTGACCAAACAGGTCGGCGGTACCGCAGCGCCGCTTAACGGTGGAAAGAAATTCAACTTCACCGCAAGCTGGATCAACCCCATGACCAAGCAAACCGAAACCAAGGACTTCACCCTGGGTGACGGCGACAAGGAGGAATTCAAGGGTCTTCCGATAGGCACCGTGGTCACCATTCAAGAAAAGAAACCGGACAACACCATCGTTTCTGAATGGAACACCCCTGGTTTTGCCACAGACAACGCTGCCGCACTTGTCGATAACGGCAACGGCACGGCAACCATCACTGTCCAAGCAGGAAGCTTCGCCGCTCCCACTCCAGTGAAAATCACCAACACTGCCAACATCCCCTGGTGGTGGCTGCTGGTACCGCTGGTTCCCCTGGCCATTGGTGGTGCAGCCAATGCCGCCGGATCCAGCGATGGAAACTACACAGCTCAAGCTGGGCAACTCCCGCCCAACTCCCCCAACAGCCCCGCAGCAAACGGGAATGAAAAGGGAATACCCAAAGCATCCGAGCAAGCACAGCCTCAAGCAAAGAAAGAAGGCGGAGTGCTCGCCAACACCGGCGCCAGCGTGATCGGACTATCCCTGATCGCCATGCTGGTACTCACACTAGGTGTTGGCCTCATGATCGCTGCGAAACGGCGCAAAAACTAA
- a CDS encoding HAD family hydrolase: MRGLIVDYCGVLDGPEEDQARWRSLLSAARNNGVATAVLSNDPGGPGAEPIRELEYHGIVDAVVLSGEIGADKPDPEAFRIAADTIDLPMRDCVMVDDSILNVRAAVDCGMVGVYYQQFDRAVVEVTGLFGIEGEF, from the coding sequence GTGCGCGGATTGATCGTTGACTATTGCGGAGTCCTAGATGGACCCGAGGAGGACCAGGCCAGGTGGCGTAGCCTGCTGTCCGCCGCCCGCAATAATGGGGTAGCAACCGCAGTGCTTTCCAACGACCCGGGCGGTCCCGGTGCCGAGCCGATCCGTGAACTGGAATACCACGGTATTGTGGACGCCGTGGTGCTCTCTGGGGAGATCGGAGCGGACAAACCAGACCCCGAAGCATTCCGAATCGCCGCAGACACCATTGACCTGCCCATGCGAGACTGTGTCATGGTTGATGACTCAATACTGAATGTCCGTGCCGCCGTGGACTGTGGCATGGTTGGTGTCTATTACCAGCAGTTTGATAGAGCTGTGGTGGAAGTGACCGGTCTCTTCGGAATCGAGGGAGAATTCTAA
- a CDS encoding chloride channel protein translates to MTETPLNRLAVLGVLAGIGTGLLVAALNRAIVATERLVYGVDHLKALDPGSQVTPLRLAITLVVVGIITSWSWYLLNRFGQPAVSVPGTMNGTPMPLWETLCSVFLQVISVAAGAPVGRENAPRVAGGLSASWIATTFKLDPQARRILIASAAGAGLAASFHLPLAGALFALELLLVEMTTRAVVTTMLTSAIAVAVTSIFIEPHPIFSTVELNETPAMLGAALIVGIIAGMLGHWFGIVARKAVAARPRGAAILWQMPLAFTVVAVISYLVPGVSANGRWAADTIFTTGLPVATLLLFVVLRMGIVIMCFRVGTVGGNLTPAFSLGATTGSIIGIALAGLFPSLSLSAFAIMGAGAFLSTTMAAPMFGMIAAIEFTDMPAQGYLPMFVAVVGAALAVRLWGIITNKNQRIQPFTSAAWTGEAEVKP, encoded by the coding sequence ATGACAGAAACACCGCTGAACAGGCTCGCAGTGCTGGGAGTGCTCGCAGGCATAGGAACCGGCCTGCTTGTTGCGGCGCTCAACAGAGCTATCGTCGCCACTGAACGGCTCGTTTACGGCGTTGACCACCTCAAGGCACTTGACCCCGGTTCGCAGGTGACACCCCTGCGGTTAGCGATCACACTTGTTGTCGTTGGGATTATTACCTCGTGGTCGTGGTATCTGCTCAACCGGTTTGGACAACCCGCCGTCTCCGTGCCAGGAACCATGAACGGTACCCCCATGCCGCTCTGGGAAACACTGTGCAGCGTGTTCCTCCAAGTCATCTCCGTTGCGGCAGGTGCGCCCGTTGGGCGCGAAAACGCGCCCCGCGTGGCGGGTGGACTCTCCGCATCCTGGATTGCCACAACATTCAAACTCGACCCCCAAGCACGACGCATCCTCATCGCCTCAGCAGCCGGGGCAGGACTAGCAGCATCCTTCCACCTCCCGCTCGCAGGGGCGCTCTTCGCCCTCGAACTACTCCTGGTAGAAATGACCACCCGTGCGGTAGTCACCACCATGCTCACCTCAGCCATAGCCGTTGCCGTAACCAGCATTTTTATTGAACCCCACCCTATTTTCAGCACCGTCGAACTCAACGAAACCCCGGCGATGCTCGGGGCCGCGCTCATCGTAGGAATCATCGCCGGAATGCTCGGGCATTGGTTCGGCATCGTCGCCCGCAAAGCAGTAGCAGCACGACCGCGCGGTGCCGCCATACTCTGGCAGATGCCCCTCGCATTCACTGTGGTAGCCGTTATTTCCTACCTCGTCCCTGGCGTAAGCGCCAACGGACGCTGGGCGGCTGACACCATTTTCACCACAGGACTCCCCGTAGCCACACTGCTTCTCTTTGTGGTTCTGCGCATGGGAATCGTGATTATGTGCTTCCGTGTAGGCACCGTCGGCGGAAACCTCACACCGGCTTTTTCTCTTGGAGCCACGACGGGGTCGATCATCGGAATAGCACTAGCCGGACTATTTCCTTCCCTAAGCCTCAGTGCATTCGCCATTATGGGAGCCGGCGCATTCCTCTCCACCACCATGGCCGCACCCATGTTCGGAATGATCGCCGCCATTGAGTTCACCGACATGCCTGCGCAAGGCTATCTCCCCATGTTCGTTGCCGTCGTCGGAGCAGCGCTTGCCGTACGCCTATGGGGAATAATCACCAACAAAAACCAACGTATCCAACCCTTCACTTCTGCGGCATGGACCGGCGAGGCAGAGGTGAAGCCATAG
- a CDS encoding DUF6912 family protein, with protein sequence MRVYLPATFSTLQELSDTGGFTVRSGYGFAVTPALNDYFVSGDPEEVAHFAFIDAARASLRLLAIGDNEAFPHRRVVISADIDDNLVELQPHNGESVVKLSPAHVELDAVAAIHVDIESSEAATAAAIEAIDAADLGDEDAEFTVGDADDNFMAWYDPVELAVLVELM encoded by the coding sequence ATGCGAGTCTACCTTCCGGCAACCTTTAGCACCCTTCAAGAATTAAGCGACACCGGAGGGTTCACCGTGCGGTCCGGCTACGGCTTTGCCGTCACCCCCGCACTTAATGATTACTTCGTCTCTGGCGACCCCGAGGAGGTCGCGCATTTCGCGTTTATCGACGCCGCCCGGGCCTCCCTCCGCCTCCTAGCCATTGGCGACAACGAAGCATTCCCGCACCGTCGCGTGGTCATCTCTGCGGATATCGACGACAACCTGGTTGAGTTGCAGCCCCACAACGGGGAATCAGTGGTGAAACTCAGCCCCGCGCACGTAGAGCTCGATGCTGTAGCGGCCATCCACGTGGACATTGAGTCCTCTGAAGCCGCCACCGCTGCCGCTATTGAAGCTATCGACGCCGCGGACCTTGGGGATGAAGATGCCGAGTTCACTGTTGGCGATGCTGACGACAATTTCATGGCTTGGTACGACCCGGTTGAACTCGCCGTGCTGGTTGAGTTGATGTAG
- a CDS encoding phosphoesterase: protein MKTKTAFLISEVCAPWVTNLWFFLVLGATSHAWPAAITAILGTSIMPMAAIRVLTLQGKAEGRHVQKREQRYIVFAAIFVLLGAALAGLWHLHTPRVIWVSVLSAVMFIATFAVVTRLWCKASIHTGLWVCVTIFLALTVSPLWWVALVVAPVIGWSRVVLKGHSWGEVGVGVIAGAAVTAVSYQLFLT, encoded by the coding sequence ATGAAAACGAAAACAGCTTTTCTTATTAGCGAGGTATGTGCGCCGTGGGTGACAAACCTATGGTTTTTTCTTGTATTAGGTGCCACATCACACGCATGGCCTGCAGCGATAACAGCAATCCTAGGCACATCAATCATGCCAATGGCTGCGATTAGGGTACTGACACTACAAGGAAAAGCAGAAGGGCGCCACGTTCAGAAACGCGAACAAAGATACATAGTTTTTGCAGCGATTTTTGTGCTGTTGGGTGCAGCACTCGCGGGATTATGGCATCTTCATACGCCAAGAGTTATATGGGTCTCTGTGCTATCAGCTGTCATGTTCATTGCAACCTTCGCCGTAGTAACTCGGTTGTGGTGCAAAGCATCAATCCATACTGGTTTATGGGTATGCGTGACCATTTTTCTAGCCTTAACAGTCTCGCCTCTATGGTGGGTGGCGCTGGTTGTAGCCCCAGTTATTGGCTGGTCGCGGGTCGTGCTAAAAGGCCATTCGTGGGGAGAGGTTGGCGTCGGTGTCATCGCCGGGGCAGCGGTGACGGCAGTGTCCTATCAACTCTTTCTAACGTAG